The genomic stretch TAACTATATGTAACTGATCACAATAAGTGGAACTAGTTACCTTAAAATAAGGCAGATAACTTGCTATAACAGATTAAATTACACTAATAGCATAAAGTTCTACTACCGTCAGTGTATATAAGTTAAACTCAATGCATATATCCCAGTATATTCAGAAAGTCTTCTGGCAATCGACAAGCTTTTCTTTTCCTGTTATAAGTATTATTGTATTAACAACTACAAAATCTATATAGCTTTATGTCTTTAGCAACTCATATATATAGAACTGagaattagttttaaaaaaagaGTAGCCCGTTGCATTAAGTTTTTGCTATGTGCAGGATCCGAGGAAGGGATGGACCACAAAGGTCTatcgtacgcagccttaccctgcatttctgcaagaggctgtttccacggctcgaactagTGACCTCCTTGTCACATggtagcaactttaccagttacgccacgACTCTCCTTCAGAATTGAAAATTAGTGAAACTATAAAATTGAGAAGGAAACTTGCCATGATTCCAGGGACAGCAGGGGGAATTCTTCGGCGGAGAAGCTTGAGAGTATAATCAGCAACTTGCTCAGGAGTTGCCCTGTCTTTGCATTCAGCACCAGGAGTGACCATACTCGGCTTGAGGAGAATACCTTCAAACATGACATTGTTCTCAGCGAGGTAAAAGAAGACCTCGGCCCAAACCTGCTGTGCAACCTCAAAAGTCCTTTCAATGCCATGTTCACCATCCAACAATATTTCCGGCTCCACAATTGGGACCAAACCACTGTCCTGAGCAATAGCAGCATAGCGAGCCAAACCCCACGCTGCTTCCTTCACTGCCAATGCAGATGGTCCGTTGGGAATGCTCACGACTGTACGCCTGAAATACCAAAAACATCAAGTATATATCATTATAGTGCACCGAGTTGCCCTTTTTACTGAAGTAACTCAGATTTCCTAAAATTTACCATTTGGCAAAGCGAGCTCCTTGTTGGTAGTATGCAGCAGTACGAGAGGCAAGGCCGTCTAGACCTTGACACCATGACTCATCATTTGAACCAGCAAGCGGCACTAAACCCTGTTTTAATCAAGTCATAAGATGATCAGGAacgtaatttgatttcttttgatcATTAAAAACAACATTTTCAAGCTCAACTTATATCAGCCCGATTAACTCTTCTTCGCTCTTGCTTTATAACGCATGTAGTTTGAACCAAATTTCAAAACATAGTTGAACACCATGTTATTTTATTCGTCTGGCCTCCAACCAAAGGCGGACTCAGAATCTTAAATCATCGGGTGCAAAGTATCCTTTGCATCGACTACTTTTTCATTGTAGTGATTCTACAACGACTTACATTAAATATATAATTCCCAAAAGTGTTGCATTTCAAATATACCTTGTCAACTTTGATACCAGGAACAATATTTTGTTCAACAAGGACATCAACCATTTTGCGTCCATCAGTCGTGGATTGGTAGAGAGTCTCCTCGAAAAGAATGGCACCAGAGACGTACTGTCCAAGACCTGGAGCTGTTATAAGCAAAGTTCTATAAGCTTGGCGGTTAGCCTCAGTGTTCTCTAATCCAATGGAAGCCAAACGCTTTCCGCAAGTGGCATTGGACTCGTCCATCGCCAATATTCCACGCCCTGGTGATGCAATTGTTTTCTGCACAGTTACCATAAACACTTCATTATTACATTGGTCTTTCATTTGCCTCTTGCTCGACTTATAAACTTTTTTAAAAACTAAAAAGTGCATAAAACGATCTGCTAAATTTACCGATGAAGCATTAACGACGGCCAATTATTACTCCATCTGTCTCAATTTTTGGGGTATTGTTCGGACTTCGGATTTCGAGAGCCAAACTTCTTAATTTTGACAGTGAATTGAACATAGAATCTTTaagtttttgaaataaaatttacataATAAAAAACTACGTAAAAAGTATTATAAGTCACAGTAATTAACTATTCAAAATGTTTAAAAGGCATATGAGAATATTGCTGTCAAATAAAAAACTCCTTTGACGCTCGTCCGAATGGTGCCACATATATTGGGTTGGAGGGAGTAATGGATTTAACCTATATACAGATAGTGAAACCCATTTCTATACTATCAATATATTCTTTTTTACTAGTTATAACACGTTATTTACTTCATCTTTGAGGTCATCAAATTTGGATTACTTTTGGTGACTACAGGTGGATCCATGATTTAATGTTTATGAGTTTCTGCAATGACCTCGAGTAAATTTTCAATAGCAACTGAGTTCACATTCAAATATATAGATATTTAGTGAAGTTTGCGAACACATATACATTGTTTGGACAAAAGCTACTGGATTCACATGAACCCGTAGGTCGCAAGGTGAA from Nicotiana sylvestris chromosome 12, ASM39365v2, whole genome shotgun sequence encodes the following:
- the LOC104228370 gene encoding fructose-bisphosphate aldolase 1, chloroplastic-like, with translation MASASLLKSSPVLDKSEFVKGQTLRQSSVSVIRCHPTTAPCLTVRAASSYADELVKTAKTIASPGRGILAMDESNATCGKRLASIGLENTEANRQAYRTLLITAPGLGQYVSGAILFEETLYQSTTDGRKMVDVLVEQNIVPGIKVDKGLVPLAGSNDESWCQGLDGLASRTAAYYQQGARFAKWRTVVSIPNGPSALAVKEAAWGLARYAAIAQDSGLVPIVEPEILLDGEHGIERTFEVAQQVWAEVFFYLAENNVMFEGILLKPSMVTPGAECKDRATPEQVADYTLKLLRRRIPPAVPGIMFLSGGQSEVEATYNLNAMNQAPNPWHVSFSYARALQNTCLKTWGGLPENVKAAQDALLVRAKANSLAQLGKYTGEGESDEAKQGMFVKGYVY